Part of the Homalodisca vitripennis isolate AUS2020 unplaced genomic scaffold, UT_GWSS_2.1 ScUCBcl_4741;HRSCAF=11104, whole genome shotgun sequence genome is shown below.
ATAGGGACATGAAAACACGGGTCGAGGTCAAGTGGGGAGGTCTGTGGGTCAACGGCGGCACACATCCTTGGGACATGTAGTATGCAGGTGTTATTAAGGAGACAAAACCCTCTGCGGTCACTACAGACCCGTCGCGCTCTTGTCTTTCTTTCTTACCACCTTTTCTTGGCCACTAGCTAAAAGATTCATTTTTGGCTTcatacatattaaatatctatttcAGAAGTCTTTTTCACCTACACCTGGATCGAGCTGAATAGAAAAGCGAGCATCTTTATTTCTGGAAAAACACTGTGGGGTTATGAATGATTTAATACGAATTTGTGCTTAATTTAAATGACATGTTGATGTATCACTTTGTTTTTAGTATgatatttaagttatgttttctACTATCAACGTACAacgttttatgttattgttagtGTTGAGATGAATAAGTAAACTTAACCTGTACACACAGCAGCCAATTAATCAAACTTACACCTTGCGGTAAATGAACGATGTTCAAGCTCAATGTTATATTTACTTAGTGACAATGACGTGTTGTGTTGCAGATTGCGGATACGGTACGTGATGCCGTCCGCCCACCTGACACTGCGCGAGGAGGACGTGGTGCGGCTGTGTTTGGAGTTCCTGCACAACCGGGACTTGCACATCTCTCAGCTGAGCGTAGAGCGGGAGACGGGAGTCATCAATGGGGCCTACTCGGACGATGTGTTGTTTCTGCGACAACTCGTGCTGGACGGACAGTGGGACGATGTGCTGGAGTTTATCCAGCCACTGGAAGCCATCCCCGCCTTCGACATGAAGAGGTTCCGCTTTATAGTGCTGCGGCACAAGTACGTGGAGCTTCTCTGTATCAAGACGGAGGCCAGCTGCAGTGGAAACAGTGTAGACAGTGCGGTGGAGGAGGTGGTCAAAGTCCTGAATGAGCTGGAGAGGGTTTCCCCCAGCAAGGAAGACTACTCGAATCTGTGTCTCCTCCTGACTCTCCCGCGGCTCACCGATCATCTCCACTACAAAGACTGGAACCCTAGCAATGCCCGTGTCAAGTGTTTCCGTGACGTGTTTCCTCTAGTCGAAAAGTTCCTTCCTGGCGACAAGAAATCGGACCGAGGATCCGCGCTGTCGGCCACGGCGAAGAACGACCGTCTAGTCCAATTGATTATCAAAGGCATCTTGTACGAATCTTGTGTATCATATTGCCAAGCGAAAGCGACCGGTTCAAAGGAGTCTCAATCTCACGAAATGAACTTTTCCAGATTGCTGGATGGCTCTGTAGGGTTCAGTGATTCGGATTTGAGTTTACTTTCCTGGCTTCAGAGCATACCTCATGACACCTTTTCTGTACCTTTTGAGCAACGTACCCTAAATGTGGACGTAGAACGATTAGAACGGCCCTCGCTTGAGACCTCTTGGACCGAGCACATGCTCGTGACACCCATCAAACCAAAGACGTTTCCACACTCTGCGATGCCCTTTACGAGGCCTAGGTCAGCTGCAGACATCATGTCACGGTCGCTACTCCCCGCTTTAGAAGGAAGTCCCTCAGTCAACCGAATGAACAAGGCGGCTTTAATGGCACTTTCAACTGGAGACATCCTGACTGACTCACCCATGTCCAGGTCTTCCTTTGCCAGTTTCCATCTCACCGGACACAAAAACAATAAGCTGATGAACACTTCGGTGGACCGCCTGTTCGACAATGATGGAGATGTATTCCTGAGCAGTAGTTATACGGAGTTCCAACTGCCCTCTATCTCAGAACAGCACAGCACCCCCATGCAAGCCAGCGGGACGATGCGGTCTCGTAGGGACCGCTCAGGATCTCCCGCTGACAAGCGTTTGGCTGGCGGAGCCCCTTCAAATGCTTCCACACCCGAGCATCGATCCTCCGCTTCTACCTCCACCACGGGCTCGGTCCTCTCGAAGAGACTCTCTTAGTGACAAACCGATCTCCGCTTGCACAACTCTAATCGCGGGTGACAGTTTTGACGGCGATCTTCTCAAGGAGTACAAGAAGCACAAACAGAGGTTTCATGACAACACTATGAGCAAAGAGGACATGAAACAAGTCGATAACAGGCTGCAGGAAGAAAGgtgagttttaattaattaaacacagtttaaaaatatttattgccagTGTTCTTAGAATTAGTTTTCAAACCTCTTTTCAACTCTTTTGACATGCATCTTAAAATTTCAATCCAGCAGGAATGATCTGTTCTTATGACGAGTGCGTGTCCACATGTAATCAATACTACAGCGTCGTCTCGTCTGTCATTGACCTAATGTAATACTAGACCGTAGTGCAAACAAGCCTCGGCGAGTGGTCGTTCGCAGTTTGCCTCAGAGTAGGCGGTGTACCGCAGGGTCTGCCATTAGTACTTCTAGTCTTTCcactttaattatatatatttagaaccTCGACTTGTTTTTACTATTCCATCAGTCAGTACTTGTTAATAAAACCAGCTATATGAATCTTTGATGGTTTTGGACTAATATTCATTTCTAAAACTGTCGATCGTTTTAAGCACATTTACTATTTAGTTCGTAAtatgttagttaattttttaattttcaccacTTGTGAAACGttagataataatatatgtaagGAAATTCCTCAGATCCTGATTACATCGTGTTATGTGATTTATTAAAGTTTCCTGAAATGTTAGTGTATTTTATTAAGAGGTATTAGACTCTTCATGCGAGTTCATGCTTGagtttttattcgtttatatttcGACGTACATTTATAGTAGATTATATGTAATGTTTCTATTATGTTTCATTCTTTTGCTATGATAATACGTTGATAGCTGTATgttgctattatttttttatatagcatATACTTCTGTAGAGTCGTCCGTTGGTTGCTTTAATAGGTAGGTCGTCATGATTCAATTTTGATTCAACTCTCAGTGCCTGGCTAGAACACAAAGGCTTCGCCGAGAATCCAGCCCCTAGACAACAGAATCCTCCAGTCTAGTTCTCTTGTACGCTGACGCCAGCCAGGATGTCTCGGTTTGATGTCCGTTACATTCCTTCCTCCGGCCCCTGGATGTTGCCTAAACCGATCGACGTTTTTTTCCCCTTCCGTTCTTCATTCCGACTTTCCGCCAGTTCCGCCTCATCATCTAATTACGCGTTTCCAATTACGATCCACCAATTGCGTGAGGTGTTCGCGAAGAACTTTGCGTTGTTAGCGGTAGGTCATAGGGCAAGTACCTGTCTGGATTGTCTCACGTCGCTGAAACGTAGGCTAATATTGTCACTGAAGCGTATCTGGCTCGTACTCAGCAATCACATTTGCATATGTACGTAACGaaaagttttgttactttttctgATTATATTATTCTGAAACAttctaacaaataaaattgtCAGATTAATAATAATGAGATTGAGTTAGGCATCATCCGACTCGATGTGCGCCATGTTGCTCTACGCGGTGGATTGGCTGCGGCCACTGATTATCAATAGAAGTATTCATAATCAAGGTTGGCGGCTTTCCGTTTCGTTGGTTGGACTGTCAAAGAAACATAATTCGACCATGATTATAGACTCCGTAACCCTTATTTTATGGTCTGTAAAAATGCTACGAACCATGGTACGAtcattttacttcatttaaaatactCTTTTTCATTACATGTTTTTTACACCATCAAATAGTAAAGAATGTATTAGTGTAATAGGGGGCTACTATTCTGAGATATTAAAAACTGTCGATACGCTGAATTGCTCTTACACACAATGAAATAGACATAACAGGTTTCAGATCTGAGCAGAACCGAGGTTGCTAGATAGTTGATCTGGTATTGTCGGCAAGATATGGCCGAAGCTGTAAATGTGAAGTAAACAATGTGACGGAGAGGAGTTCTGATGAGATATGAACACTGGTTCATATGTCTGAGactgatgaaatataaaaatattgattcttCAAAGAGAGATAAATGAGTTTGGAGAGAGGTGTCAAGTGAATAAATTCGTTAAGCTGTTTGCACGCTGCGTAGGTAGGCAAATATCGCGATTTGGCATTCCTTTTGATATGGTTTTCTCACAAGCATTCTTATATGTAGAGATTTTTTGAAACAATCCTGAGTTGTTCTTtgtataatttactattaatgaGATAAAATACATTCTAGAAGACACAAATAAATTGGCAATAATGAGGACTTAACGCTATTGTATAATTCTCAGTTTTACTACTTGTGTAACTTTTGCAACTAAAAATACGCTGGACAAACGTCTGATCCGTCTTAGTGCCGGAACGATACGATATATTCTATATGTTTGATAAACATGAAGAAGGACCAATAGCCAATCATGTCAACCCGACTTCATCTTCATGAAAGATGAAGAGGTCATAATGTCTGCATGGATTGGTTTTTTAGTTTAAGGGCcatttaaacgtgttttttaaTGGTGAATGGTGATGCAACCGTTGTTTTGCATAGgcggaacaaaaaaaaattaaaaaatgctatgaactgcaaaaaattaataaagttttgaaaactaAGGACTAAacgtgtttataaatattgcacAGGTCCACCATTGAgactatattaatatataagattttttcaaattCTCGTCAAGTGTCTTTAATGACATGTCAGcgaaatatataaacatttgagATAGTGTACTCACATTTTGATGAATATACATACCCCAGAATTATTTCTGCTTAAG
Proteins encoded:
- the LOC124373051 gene encoding LOW QUALITY PROTEIN: WD repeat-containing protein 47-like (The sequence of the model RefSeq protein was modified relative to this genomic sequence to represent the inferred CDS: inserted 2 bases in 1 codon), translating into MPSAHLTLREEDVVRLCLEFLHNRDLHISQLSVERETGVINGAYSDDVLFLRQLVLDGQWDDVLEFIQPLEAIPAFDMKRFRFIVLRHKYVELLCIKTEASCSGNSVDSAVEEVVKVLNELERVSPSKEDYSNLCLLLTLPRLTDHLHYKDWNPSNARVKCFRDVFPLVEKFLPGDKKSDRGSALSATAKNDRLVQLIIKGILYESCVSYCQAKATGSKESQSHEMNFSRLLDGSVGFSDSDLSLLSWLQSIPHDTFSVPFEQRTLNVDVERLERPSLETSWTEHMLVTPIKPKTFPHSAMPFTRPRSAADIMSRSLLPALEGSPSVNRMNKAALMALSTGDILTDSPMSRSSFASFHLTGHKNNKLMNTSVDRLFDNDGDVFLSSSYTEFQLPSISEQHSTPMQASGTMRSRRDRSGSPADKRLAGGAPSNASTPEHRSSASTSTTXARSSRRDSLSDKPISACTTLIAGDSFDGDLLKEYKKHKQRFHDNTMSKEDMKQVDNRLQEE